In Carya illinoinensis cultivar Pawnee chromosome 7, C.illinoinensisPawnee_v1, whole genome shotgun sequence, the following are encoded in one genomic region:
- the LOC122315838 gene encoding 60S ribosomal protein L7-2-like, with product MGEEEVKGGTVVPESVLKKQKRNEEWALAKKQDLEAAKKKRVESRKLIYCRAKLYAKEYDEQQKELIRLKREAKLKGGFYVDPQAKLLFIIRIRGINAMHPKTRKILQLLRLRQIFNGVFLKVNKATVNMLHRVEPYVTYGYPNLKSVKELIYKRGYGKLNKQRIALTDNSIVEQALGKQGIICTEDLIHEIMTVGPHFKEANNFLWPFKLKAPLGGLKKKRNHYVEGGDAGNREDYINELIRRMN from the exons ATGGGTGAAGAGGAAGTCAAGGGAGGAACGGTGGTTCCGGAGTCGGTATTGAAGAAGCAGAAAAGGAATGAGGAATGGGCTCTGGCAAAGAAGCAAGATCTCGAAGCTGcgaagaaaaaaagagttgaaAGCCGTAAGCTGATTTACTGCAGAGCTAAACTCTATGCAAAGGAATATGATGAGCAG CAAAAAGAGCTTATTCGATTGAAGCGTGAGGCAAAACTTAAGGGAGGGTTTTATGTTGACCCACAAGCTAAGCTCTTGTTCATTATCAGGATCCGTGG TATCAATGCGATGCACCCAAAGACCAGGAAGATTTTGCAGCTTCTGCGTTTGAGACAG ATATTCAATGGTGTCTTTCTGAAAGTAAACAAAGCAACAGTGAATATGCTGCACAGAGTTGAGCCTTATGTGACCTACGG GTATCCGAATTTGAAGAGTGTCAAAGAATTGATTTACAAAAGGGGATATGGAAAACTCAACAAGCAGAGAATTGCGCTGACTGATAATTCCATCGTTGAACAG GCTTTGGGTAAGCAAGGAATCATTTGCACTGAAGATCTTATCCACGAGATTATGACGGTTGGACCCCACTTCAAGGAGGCAAACAATTTCTTATGGCCATTCAAGCTTAAGGCACCTCTGGGTggtttgaagaagaagagaaatcaCTATGTTGAAGGAGGTGATGCCGGAAACCGTGAAGATTACATCAATGAGCTCATCCGGAGGATGAATTAG
- the LOC122315839 gene encoding 60S ribosomal protein L7-2-like produces MGEEEVKGGPAVPESVLKKQKRNEEWALAKKQDLEAAKKKRVESRKLIYCRAKLYAKEYDEQQKELIRLKREAKLKGGFYVDPQAKLLFIIRIRGINAMHPKTRKILQLLRLRQIFNGVFLKVNKATVNMLHRVEPYVTYGYPNLKSVKELIYKRGYGKLNKQRIALTDNSIVEQALGKQGIICTEDLIHEIMTVGPHFKEANNFLWPFKLKAPLGGLKKKRNHYVEGGDAGNREDYINELIRRMN; encoded by the exons ATGGGTGAAGAGGAAGTCAAGGGAGGACCAGCGGTTCCGGAGTCAGTATTGAAGAAGCAGAAAAGGAACGAGGAATGGGCTCTGGCAAAGAAGCAAGATCTCGAAGCTGcgaagaaaaaaagagttgaaAGCCGTAAGCTGATTTACTGCAGAGCTAAACTCTATGCAAAGGAATATGATGAGCAG caAAAAGAGCTTATTCGATTGAAGCGTGAGGCAAAACTTAAGGGAGGGTTTTATGTTGACCCACAAGCTAAGCTCTTGTTCATTATCAGGATCCGTGG TATCAATGCAATGCACCCAAAGACTAGGAAGATTTTGCAGCTTCTACGTTTGAGACAG ATATTCAATGGTGTCTTTTTGAAAGTAAACAAAGCAACGGTGAATATGCTGCACAGAGTTGAGCCTTATGTGACCTACGG GTATCCGAATTTGAAGAGTGTCAAAGAATTGATTTACAAAAGGGGATATGGAAAACTCAACAAGCAGAGAATTGCTTTGACTGATAATTCCATCGTTGAACAG GCTCTGGGTAAGCAAGGAATCATTTGCACTGAAGATCTTATCCATGAGATTATGACGGTTGGACCCCACTTCAAGGAGGCAAACAATTTCTTATGGCCATTCAAGCTTAAGGCACCCCTGGGTggtttgaagaagaagagaaatcaCTATGTTGAAGGAGGTGATGCTGGAAACCGTGAAGATTACATCAATGAGCTCATCCGGAGGATGAATTAG